The following proteins are co-located in the Panthera uncia isolate 11264 chromosome F1, Puncia_PCG_1.0, whole genome shotgun sequence genome:
- the LHX9 gene encoding LIM/homeobox protein Lhx9 isoform X2 codes for MEIVGCRAEDNSCPFRPPAMLFHGISGGHIQGIMEEMERRSKTEARLAKGAQLNGRDAGMPPLSPEKPALCAGCGGKISDRYYLLAVDKQWHLRCLKCCECKLALESELTCFAKDGSIYCKEDYYRRFSVQRCARCHLGISASEMVMRARDSVYHLSCFTCSACNKTLTTGDHFGMKDSLVYCRAHFETLLQGEYTPQLSYTELAAKSGGLALPYFNGTGTVQKGRPRKRKSPALGVDIVNYNSGCNENEADHLDRDQQPYPPSQKTKRMRTSFKHHQLRTMKSYFAINHNPDAKDLKQLAQKTGLTKRVLQVWFQNARAKFRRNLLRQENGGVDKADGTSLPAPPSADSGALTPPGTATTLTDLTNPTITVVTSVTSNMDSHESGSPSQTTLTNLF; via the exons ATGGAAATAGTGGGGTGCCGAGCAGAAGACAACTCGTGTCCTTTCCGTCCCCCAGCCATGCTCTTCCACGGGATCTCCGGAGGCCACATCCAAGGTATCATGGAGGAGATGGAGCGCAGATCTAAGACCGAGGCCCGCCTGGCCAAAGGCGCTCAGCTCAACGGCCGCGACGCG GGCATGCCCCCGCTGAGCCCCGAGAAGCCCGCTCTCTGCGCCGGCTGCGGGGGCAAGATCTCGGACAGGTACTACCTGCTGGCTGTGGACAAACAGTGGCACCTGAGGTGCCTGAAGTGCTGTGAATGTAAGCTGGCCCTCGAGTCGGAGCTCACCTGCTTCGCCAAGGACGGTAGCATTTACTGCAAGGAGGATTACTACAG AAGGTTCTCTGTGCAGAGATGTGCCCGCTGCCACCTTGGCATCTCCGCCTCCGAGATGGTCATGCGCGCCCGAGACTCAGTCTACCACCTGAGCTGTTTCACCTGCTCCGCTTGCAACAAGACCCTGACCACGGGCGACCATTTTGGCATGAAGGACAGCCTGGTGTACTGCCGCGCCCACTTCGAGACCCTCTTGCAAGGGGAGTACACACCGCAGCTGAGCTACACCGAGCTGGCGGCCAAGAGCGGCGGCTTGGCCCTGCCTTACTTCAACGGCACTGGCACCGTGCAGAAAGGGCGGCCCCGGAAGCGGAAGAGCCCAGCGCTGGGAGTGGACATCGTCAATTACAACTCAG GTTGTAACGAGAACGAGGCAGACCACTTGGACCGGGATCAGCAGCCTTACCCACCCTCACAGAAGACCAAGCGCATGCGCACCTCCTTCAAGCACCACCAGCTCCGGACCATGAAATCCTACTTTGCCATCAACCACAACCCGGATGCCAAGGACCTCAAGCAGCTTGCTCAGAAAACAGGCCTCACCAAAAGAGTTTTGCAG GTTTGGTTCCAAAACGCACGAGCCAAATTCAGAAGGAACCTTTTGCGGCAGGAGAATGGGGGTGTTGATAAAGCTGATGGCACGTCGCTTCCGGCCCCGCCCTCAGCAGACAGCGGCGCTCTCACTCCACCCGGCACAGCGACCACTTTAACAGACCTGACCAATCCCACTATCACTGTAGTGACATCCGTGACCTCTAACATGGACAGCCACGAATCCGGAAGCCCCTCACAAACTACCTTAACGAACCTTTTCTaa
- the LHX9 gene encoding LIM/homeobox protein Lhx9 isoform X1, whose amino-acid sequence MEIVGCRAEDNSCPFRPPAMLFHGISGGHIQGIMEEMERRSKTEARLAKGAQLNGRDAGMPPLSPEKPALCAGCGGKISDRYYLLAVDKQWHLRCLKCCECKLALESELTCFAKDGSIYCKEDYYRRFSVQRCARCHLGISASEMVMRARDSVYHLSCFTCSACNKTLTTGDHFGMKDSLVYCRAHFETLLQGEYTPQLSYTELAAKSGGLALPYFNGTGTVQKGRPRKRKSPALGVDIVNYNSGCNENEADHLDRDQQPYPPSQKTKRMRTSFKHHQLRTMKSYFAINHNPDAKDLKQLAQKTGLTKRVLQGEQILGHYSQTSRRLKIP is encoded by the exons ATGGAAATAGTGGGGTGCCGAGCAGAAGACAACTCGTGTCCTTTCCGTCCCCCAGCCATGCTCTTCCACGGGATCTCCGGAGGCCACATCCAAGGTATCATGGAGGAGATGGAGCGCAGATCTAAGACCGAGGCCCGCCTGGCCAAAGGCGCTCAGCTCAACGGCCGCGACGCG GGCATGCCCCCGCTGAGCCCCGAGAAGCCCGCTCTCTGCGCCGGCTGCGGGGGCAAGATCTCGGACAGGTACTACCTGCTGGCTGTGGACAAACAGTGGCACCTGAGGTGCCTGAAGTGCTGTGAATGTAAGCTGGCCCTCGAGTCGGAGCTCACCTGCTTCGCCAAGGACGGTAGCATTTACTGCAAGGAGGATTACTACAG AAGGTTCTCTGTGCAGAGATGTGCCCGCTGCCACCTTGGCATCTCCGCCTCCGAGATGGTCATGCGCGCCCGAGACTCAGTCTACCACCTGAGCTGTTTCACCTGCTCCGCTTGCAACAAGACCCTGACCACGGGCGACCATTTTGGCATGAAGGACAGCCTGGTGTACTGCCGCGCCCACTTCGAGACCCTCTTGCAAGGGGAGTACACACCGCAGCTGAGCTACACCGAGCTGGCGGCCAAGAGCGGCGGCTTGGCCCTGCCTTACTTCAACGGCACTGGCACCGTGCAGAAAGGGCGGCCCCGGAAGCGGAAGAGCCCAGCGCTGGGAGTGGACATCGTCAATTACAACTCAG GTTGTAACGAGAACGAGGCAGACCACTTGGACCGGGATCAGCAGCCTTACCCACCCTCACAGAAGACCAAGCGCATGCGCACCTCCTTCAAGCACCACCAGCTCCGGACCATGAAATCCTACTTTGCCATCAACCACAACCCGGATGCCAAGGACCTCAAGCAGCTTGCTCAGAAAACAGGCCTCACCAAAAGAGTTTTGCAG GGAGAACAAATCTTGGGGCATTACAGCCAAACATCCCGACGTTTGAAAATTCCCTAA